In Rickettsiales bacterium, the DNA window GGACATCAATTAACTAAAGAATGGTATGCTGTGATAAAGTCTCGCCCAGGATTTAGAGCACTTCTTTCAGATAGGTTGGCTGGATTTACTCCTCCTCCTCATTATCAGAATTTAGATTTTTAGGAATAAAAACCTCACCTTTTGCAAGATGAGGTTAAAATTTTTAATGACAGGAAAAGTTTTAAGCAGCTTTTTTAGCTTTCTCTAACGCTTTTTTAGCTTGCTCCACCACTGCTTTAAAAGCTTCTGGTTCTCTCACTGCTAAATCAGCTAACACTTTACGATCTAAATC includes these proteins:
- a CDS encoding bL20 family ribosomal protein, translated to DLDRKVLADLAVREPEAFKAVVEQAKKALEKAKKAA